A window of Pirellula sp. SH-Sr6A contains these coding sequences:
- the purD gene encoding phosphoribosylamine--glycine ligase — MRVLVVGSGGREHALAWKISQSPRVTRLWVAPGNAGTALEAENVPIAADDIAGLVAFAKKESVDLVVVGPEVPLTLGLVDELAKVKIRAFGPSKAAAQLEGSKVFCKLLLRQADVPTADYQAFRDADSAMRYIKARYPNERDKASVVIKADGLASGKGVIVCSYRDEALEAIDRIGRKNEFGRAGSQMIIEERLEGPEASVLAITDGKTILTLPSAQDHKAAYDGDKGPNTGGMGAYSPTPVVSDDLFETIEDKILVPTIHTMKRNRKPFRGVLYAGLMLTQAGPKVLEYNVRFGDPECQPLLMRLQSDLLDILEATVDGRLDEIDPPVWDPRPAICVVVASQGYPGAYENGRPITGLEKAADLPDVKVFHAGTKLVDGTVVTNGGRVLGVTALGANLSAAKLNAYTAVQAVRWPGAWCRKDISDKAAAYLAASATES, encoded by the coding sequence ATGAGAGTTTTGGTCGTCGGGAGTGGTGGTCGGGAACACGCCTTGGCTTGGAAAATCAGCCAAAGTCCACGCGTCACCCGCCTTTGGGTCGCCCCCGGAAACGCAGGTACGGCTTTGGAGGCCGAAAACGTTCCCATCGCCGCGGATGATATTGCCGGCCTGGTCGCCTTCGCCAAAAAAGAAAGTGTGGACTTGGTCGTGGTCGGCCCCGAAGTCCCCCTCACCCTCGGCTTGGTCGACGAGTTGGCCAAGGTCAAGATCCGAGCCTTCGGTCCGAGCAAGGCCGCTGCCCAACTCGAAGGAAGCAAAGTCTTCTGCAAACTCTTGCTGCGACAAGCGGACGTTCCGACCGCGGACTATCAAGCGTTTCGGGATGCCGACAGCGCCATGCGCTACATCAAAGCCCGCTATCCCAACGAACGAGACAAAGCTTCCGTCGTGATCAAAGCGGATGGTCTGGCCAGCGGAAAAGGGGTCATCGTCTGCTCCTATCGCGATGAAGCCCTGGAAGCCATCGACCGCATCGGACGAAAGAATGAATTCGGACGGGCTGGCTCGCAGATGATCATCGAGGAGCGGCTCGAAGGACCTGAGGCCAGCGTGCTGGCGATCACCGACGGGAAAACGATTCTCACCCTGCCCAGCGCCCAGGATCACAAGGCTGCTTACGATGGAGACAAGGGTCCCAACACAGGTGGCATGGGAGCTTACTCGCCCACCCCTGTCGTCAGCGACGATTTGTTCGAAACGATCGAAGACAAGATTCTCGTACCGACCATCCATACGATGAAACGGAATCGCAAGCCGTTTCGTGGGGTCCTTTACGCCGGTCTGATGTTGACCCAGGCAGGACCGAAAGTGCTGGAGTACAACGTGCGATTCGGAGACCCCGAATGCCAGCCGCTCCTGATGCGGCTCCAGAGCGACTTGCTCGATATCCTCGAAGCAACCGTCGATGGTCGATTGGACGAGATCGATCCCCCCGTATGGGACCCCCGTCCTGCGATTTGCGTCGTCGTCGCCAGCCAAGGCTATCCTGGAGCCTACGAAAATGGCCGACCTATTACCGGTCTAGAGAAGGCAGCTGACCTTCCCGATGTGAAGGTTTTCCACGCGGGAACCAAGCTCGTGGACGGTACCGTGGTAACCAATGGCGGACGCGTGCTGGGCGTGACCGCTTTGGGCGCGAATCTATCGGCAGCTAAACTCAATGCCTACACCGCGGTTCAAGCCGTTCGCTGGCCCGGCGCCTGGTGTCGCAAAGATATCAGCGACAAAGCGGCCGCCTACTTGGCAGCCTCCGCTACCGAGAGCTAG
- a CDS encoding tetratricopeptide repeat protein codes for MAKQPKKEQEAIAQELAGMSQRAGELMERSFCESAFLLYGELRHRAKSECSLLYYVIATFFQMNLAQRRLQFEMVRERAIELIAIFENEEQARKIEPELELNEYEGLKYAMCACAYEVLAEATGEIEGFNSEGMQECLTGGMDVCRRIGKLSCIGCFREYACDIHKAADDYELARYHCNQVLKQDGDFSDRGDRRWLAILKLATLDMFDGQHDSARQRLDKAWELAGLSTVNDPLGAKASVAFELQTLDTLEGLSLDERVEQAFGQLPPRDECPEYDLDVDCLTALQHAMNGSWSEAEQMLTPWIRSLKQTHATSKWLETGIRLVAIKRLKGDWESAKRIAAPLEAAATKSNDWHSVRRLTQILDSQYDITPIGTVLKKNRSPTPTPLAAVADEHTDASDGLSTSGSEPETEKVPAGYYPISSDTPLFKWLEDFAKRLQAARDTSAEDMDIEAFRSELLLSQNRDWSHPEDIGRALYFMIYLISPGSDYRAIWTWANGLVSGFQETGYLISLLARLGMAVNAAERFEQFSNLDFANLTEELPPAVIESERLDQLVRKSLQLDSNSVNNNYRAGEIFEYIDNAGEAERCYARAFKLDRSREDAALALARIYMNTERNSDAHYVLDLCIREGGSSPELFFEAAMRAHALSMHELQVSYLKTLLERFPPVPWCYYYLAIGLLELKKPDEALEAIEKEIKEFEGIGVHIDAIQAEAYAMLGNFVRARHSITHGLSRSLVSSDALTHGGISSAMDRLWRAAKLIPHARDLQQHVETRLLQCGMTPEDYFAERRAHEKPRDLQLFHVSVLQPLDDQWESFPGCLPEQGDWTGYVAHWGVLADDSEQAAALALEAQRQCYSIEPEIMDVTPDEEPLHDRPGVAFQGYRASADEILDEDDEGDGDGDGDGDMDDDEMPY; via the coding sequence TTGGCGAAACAGCCCAAAAAGGAACAGGAAGCCATCGCGCAGGAGCTTGCTGGAATGAGCCAAAGGGCCGGCGAGCTTATGGAGCGGTCGTTTTGCGAGTCTGCCTTTCTCCTCTACGGGGAGCTAAGGCATCGCGCCAAATCCGAATGCAGCTTGCTCTACTACGTCATTGCGACCTTCTTTCAGATGAATTTGGCGCAGCGTCGTTTGCAGTTTGAAATGGTTCGCGAACGGGCGATCGAGTTAATCGCAATATTTGAAAACGAAGAGCAGGCCCGAAAGATCGAACCCGAGCTGGAGCTCAACGAATACGAAGGGCTGAAGTACGCCATGTGCGCCTGCGCCTACGAGGTCCTGGCAGAAGCGACCGGTGAAATCGAAGGCTTTAACTCCGAGGGGATGCAGGAGTGTCTCACCGGCGGTATGGATGTTTGCCGGCGGATCGGCAAACTATCCTGCATCGGATGCTTTCGGGAATATGCATGCGACATTCATAAAGCGGCCGACGACTACGAGTTAGCTCGGTATCACTGCAATCAAGTTCTCAAGCAGGACGGAGATTTCTCCGATCGAGGGGACCGTCGATGGCTGGCGATTCTCAAGCTGGCGACGCTCGATATGTTCGATGGCCAGCATGACAGTGCCCGACAGCGCCTCGACAAAGCGTGGGAGCTCGCCGGTCTGAGTACGGTCAACGATCCACTTGGAGCGAAAGCCTCGGTCGCCTTCGAACTCCAAACCCTCGACACCCTCGAAGGGCTCTCCCTCGACGAACGCGTGGAACAGGCTTTCGGGCAGCTTCCTCCGCGAGATGAATGCCCCGAGTACGATCTCGATGTCGATTGCTTGACCGCGCTTCAGCACGCGATGAACGGTTCGTGGTCGGAAGCCGAACAGATGCTTACACCTTGGATTCGCTCGCTCAAACAAACGCATGCGACGTCGAAGTGGTTGGAGACGGGCATTCGCCTTGTCGCGATCAAACGACTCAAAGGAGACTGGGAATCGGCGAAACGAATCGCTGCACCGTTGGAGGCGGCAGCGACGAAGTCCAATGACTGGCATTCTGTGCGGCGGCTCACGCAGATCCTGGATTCCCAATACGACATCACTCCGATTGGTACCGTATTAAAAAAGAATCGGTCACCGACTCCAACGCCCTTGGCTGCAGTGGCCGACGAGCATACAGACGCGAGCGATGGATTGTCAACGAGCGGGAGCGAGCCGGAGACGGAAAAGGTTCCGGCCGGATACTACCCTATTTCGTCCGATACTCCCCTCTTCAAATGGTTGGAGGACTTTGCAAAACGACTCCAAGCGGCCCGAGATACTTCGGCGGAGGATATGGACATCGAGGCGTTTCGATCTGAATTATTGCTTAGTCAGAATCGGGACTGGAGTCACCCCGAGGATATAGGGCGTGCCCTCTATTTCATGATCTACTTGATCAGTCCAGGGAGCGATTATCGAGCCATATGGACGTGGGCCAACGGATTGGTTTCTGGGTTCCAAGAAACGGGTTACTTGATATCTCTTTTGGCCCGGCTGGGGATGGCGGTGAATGCAGCGGAGCGCTTTGAGCAGTTTTCGAATCTGGATTTTGCCAACTTGACCGAAGAACTACCTCCCGCAGTTATCGAGAGCGAACGCTTGGATCAGTTGGTTCGCAAGTCATTACAATTGGATTCGAACAGCGTGAACAACAATTATCGCGCTGGGGAGATCTTTGAATACATCGATAACGCGGGCGAGGCCGAACGTTGTTACGCCAGAGCTTTCAAACTGGACCGCTCGCGCGAGGATGCCGCGTTGGCTTTAGCACGCATCTACATGAACACCGAACGCAATAGCGACGCTCACTATGTGCTCGACCTCTGCATCCGAGAAGGGGGAAGTAGTCCGGAGTTGTTCTTTGAAGCGGCAATGCGGGCGCACGCTTTGAGCATGCACGAGCTACAAGTCAGTTATCTGAAGACGCTGCTAGAACGTTTTCCGCCTGTGCCATGGTGCTACTACTACCTGGCCATCGGGCTATTGGAATTGAAGAAACCTGACGAAGCGCTCGAGGCGATCGAAAAAGAGATCAAGGAGTTCGAAGGAATCGGCGTTCACATCGATGCCATCCAAGCGGAGGCGTATGCCATGCTTGGGAACTTCGTACGCGCTCGCCATTCCATTACCCATGGGCTGTCCCGATCGCTCGTCTCCTCGGACGCTCTGACCCACGGGGGAATTTCCTCGGCCATGGATCGCCTGTGGCGGGCTGCCAAACTTATTCCGCATGCTCGCGATCTTCAGCAGCACGTCGAGACACGGCTGTTGCAGTGCGGTATGACGCCGGAGGACTATTTCGCAGAGCGACGAGCGCATGAGAAGCCACGCGACTTGCAGCTGTTCCATGTCAGTGTTCTACAACCATTAGACGATCAATGGGAATCGTTCCCTGGCTGTTTGCCTGAACAAGGGGATTGGACCGGTTATGTAGCTCACTGGGGTGTTCTGGCGGACGACTCCGAACAAGCGGCTGCACTTGCGTTGGAAGCGCAGCGACAGTGCTATTCGATCGAACCCGAAATTATGGATGTGACCCCGGACGAGGAGCCATTGCATGATCGGCCTGGAGTCGCCTTCCAAGGCTATCGAGCTTCCGCAGACGAGATTCTCGATGAGGACGACGAAGGGGATGGAGATGGGGACGGCGATGGCGACATGGACGATGATGAGATGCCGTATTAG
- a CDS encoding Gfo/Idh/MocA family protein, whose product MTDKKFRVAMVGLGFGAEFIPIYQRHPNAEVVAICRRNEKELHATGDRFGIASRYQEFEKVLADPNIDFVHINSPIPDHAWMSIEALRAGKHVMCTVPMATTIEDCDKVCQAVADTGLKYMMAETVVYSREFLFLKELYERGELGKIQYMAASHPQDMDGWPEYWERMIPMHYATHVVSPVLGLVNGSAEYVSCFGSGTIRDELAKKSGNRFAVESCHIKIKDSDVAAHIWRFLFDTARQYRESFDVYGTKKSFEWSLVEGQPHVIHTAKLPEHEIPMLVEVPDYAHLLPEPIRMFTQSIQDADHLSFIQGGGHGGSHPHLVHEFVSALCEDRDPWPNAITSANWTCVGICAHQSALEGGKIVPLPAFTLAQ is encoded by the coding sequence ATGACAGACAAAAAGTTTCGGGTTGCGATGGTCGGTTTGGGTTTCGGGGCGGAGTTTATCCCCATTTACCAGCGCCATCCCAATGCGGAGGTCGTTGCCATTTGCCGGCGAAATGAAAAAGAACTTCATGCGACAGGAGACCGATTCGGAATCGCGAGTCGCTACCAAGAATTCGAGAAGGTGCTCGCCGATCCCAATATCGACTTTGTCCATATCAACTCTCCGATCCCCGACCACGCTTGGATGAGTATCGAAGCTCTCCGAGCCGGCAAGCATGTCATGTGCACGGTCCCGATGGCAACCACCATCGAGGACTGCGACAAGGTTTGCCAAGCGGTGGCCGATACCGGACTGAAATACATGATGGCGGAGACCGTTGTGTATAGTCGCGAATTTCTGTTCCTCAAAGAGCTGTATGAACGAGGCGAATTGGGGAAGATCCAATACATGGCAGCGAGCCACCCGCAAGATATGGATGGTTGGCCTGAGTATTGGGAACGAATGATCCCGATGCATTACGCGACGCACGTGGTCTCTCCGGTGCTCGGTCTGGTAAATGGTAGCGCCGAGTACGTGTCATGCTTCGGGTCCGGGACCATTCGCGACGAGTTGGCCAAAAAATCTGGCAATCGATTCGCCGTCGAAAGTTGCCATATCAAGATCAAGGACAGCGATGTCGCAGCCCACATCTGGCGGTTCCTGTTCGATACCGCCCGACAATACCGTGAAAGCTTCGACGTCTATGGTACGAAAAAGAGTTTCGAATGGTCGCTCGTCGAGGGCCAGCCCCACGTGATACATACGGCCAAACTCCCCGAACACGAAATCCCCATGTTGGTGGAAGTCCCCGATTACGCACATTTGCTCCCAGAACCGATTCGCATGTTCACGCAGTCGATTCAAGACGCCGATCACCTTTCGTTTATCCAAGGGGGTGGACACGGTGGTTCGCACCCTCACTTGGTGCACGAGTTTGTTTCGGCTTTGTGCGAAGATCGCGACCCTTGGCCCAATGCGATCACCAGCGCGAACTGGACCTGTGTTGGTATTTGCGCCCACCAGAGCGCACTGGAGGGGGGCAAGATCGTTCCGCTCCCCGCATTCACCTTGGCTCAATAA
- a CDS encoding M16 family metallopeptidase, with amino-acid sequence MPWLESVAFTLLTPVGTAHEPTGREGLAGLTLEMMQRGAGDFDSRAIVEELDFLGVERSSSVTTFHTSISMASMASVFEPTLRIAVSMLRTPHFPDDELEEARQSCLLELASIEDDPAQKCFKELKRIRFGETYGRSSLGTEEGLTAIDMDDCRSFWEQGVTSHGAILSVAGNFEWEKLIPLVEKLLGDWDAGQSPKPPNVVTIPQIKHIYHDSQQTHIALAYDSVPYQHPEYYRGRGLVGILSDGMSSRLFIEVREKRGLVYAVSASVHSLDRCGSVLCYAGTTAPRAQETLEVTLQTIQSLANGIEPDELSRLKSRVRTSLVMEQESSSSRSSQMAYDWIYLGRVPTRQEVLAEVEKLTCENMVEFFRNHPPSNWTMVTIGPEPIAFPSGAIADAVS; translated from the coding sequence ATGCCTTGGCTGGAATCGGTCGCCTTTACCCTGCTCACTCCCGTCGGAACGGCGCACGAGCCCACAGGACGGGAAGGGCTGGCGGGACTTACTTTGGAAATGATGCAGCGTGGCGCAGGGGACTTCGATTCCCGCGCGATCGTCGAGGAATTGGATTTCCTCGGAGTCGAACGATCCAGTTCGGTGACCACGTTCCACACATCGATCAGCATGGCGTCGATGGCGAGCGTTTTCGAGCCGACTCTTCGCATCGCGGTTTCCATGTTGCGGACCCCCCATTTTCCAGATGATGAACTGGAAGAAGCGAGGCAGTCGTGTCTGCTCGAACTCGCGTCGATCGAAGATGACCCGGCCCAAAAGTGTTTCAAAGAACTAAAACGTATTCGCTTCGGGGAAACCTACGGCCGTTCCTCACTCGGAACCGAAGAGGGGCTCACCGCCATCGACATGGACGACTGCCGTTCATTTTGGGAGCAAGGCGTGACATCGCACGGGGCGATCCTGAGCGTCGCGGGCAATTTCGAATGGGAAAAGCTCATCCCGCTCGTGGAAAAACTGCTTGGAGACTGGGACGCTGGCCAATCGCCGAAACCTCCAAACGTGGTCACCATTCCGCAGATCAAACATATCTACCACGACAGCCAGCAGACACACATTGCACTGGCCTATGATTCGGTTCCTTATCAGCATCCAGAATACTATCGCGGTCGAGGTTTGGTGGGCATTCTAAGCGACGGAATGAGTTCGCGATTGTTTATCGAAGTGCGAGAGAAACGCGGGCTCGTTTATGCAGTTTCCGCCTCGGTGCACTCGCTTGATCGGTGCGGTAGTGTCCTATGTTACGCAGGAACGACAGCTCCGCGAGCGCAAGAAACACTAGAAGTAACACTGCAAACGATTCAATCGCTCGCCAACGGTATCGAACCCGATGAACTTTCCAGATTGAAGTCCCGTGTCCGCACCTCGCTCGTGATGGAACAGGAGAGCAGCAGTTCTCGCAGCTCTCAAATGGCCTACGACTGGATTTACCTGGGGCGCGTTCCGACGCGTCAGGAAGTGCTCGCAGAGGTCGAGAAATTGACTTGCGAAAACATGGTCGAGTTTTTCCGTAACCACCCACCGAGCAATTGGACGATGGTCACCATCGGCCCCGAGCCCATCGCATTTCCCTCTGGAGCAATCGCAGATGCAGTTTCGTAG
- a CDS encoding M16 family metallopeptidase — MQFRSETLDNGLEIIAEVNPSAFSLALGYFVKTGSRDESPELAGVSHFLEHMMFKGTARRTSVEVNRELDDLGSQSNAYTSEEQTVYYMSVLPENQAHAIDLLSDMMRPSLHDEDFQMERQVIIEEIAMYDDQPPYGGMELAMEEFFVDHPLARRVLGTRETVGAMDTDAMRAYHRARYAPNNLTLVAAGAVDFEALVADAKRLTQHWVPSDATRLLLKPAPREKESTLVHPPATQTYTLQYTTGAGYNDSARYTYRILSSILGDDTGSRLFWELVDNGLAESAVNFTQEFEECGLFCTYMACTPEARRSNWDKVEEVLRNGRTKPIQDREVELAKNKICSGMILSSERPGNRLFTIGNAWLNREKYETIAQSTQNYQRVTKDELQAAFEKLADRKSITVSVVPEE; from the coding sequence ATGCAGTTTCGTAGCGAAACGCTGGACAATGGCCTAGAAATTATCGCCGAGGTGAATCCCTCTGCGTTCAGTTTGGCTCTTGGATATTTCGTCAAAACGGGCTCGCGTGATGAGTCCCCGGAATTGGCCGGGGTCAGCCACTTTCTCGAACATATGATGTTCAAAGGAACTGCTAGACGAACTTCCGTGGAAGTCAATCGAGAGTTGGATGACCTCGGTTCGCAATCCAACGCGTATACGAGCGAGGAACAGACCGTTTATTACATGAGCGTTCTCCCGGAGAACCAAGCGCATGCGATCGACCTTCTAAGCGATATGATGCGTCCCTCGCTCCACGACGAAGATTTCCAGATGGAGCGACAGGTTATCATCGAAGAGATTGCGATGTACGATGACCAACCGCCCTATGGTGGGATGGAGCTCGCGATGGAAGAATTCTTCGTCGACCACCCTCTCGCCCGCCGGGTACTAGGAACGCGAGAGACGGTCGGTGCGATGGACACCGATGCCATGCGTGCGTACCATCGCGCACGCTATGCCCCAAATAACTTGACCTTGGTCGCCGCGGGTGCCGTTGATTTTGAGGCATTGGTCGCCGACGCGAAACGCTTGACCCAACACTGGGTTCCATCTGACGCGACGCGACTGCTGTTGAAACCGGCTCCTCGCGAGAAGGAATCGACTTTGGTGCATCCACCTGCTACGCAGACATACACGTTGCAATACACGACAGGGGCGGGTTACAACGATTCAGCTCGCTACACGTATCGCATCCTGAGTTCGATCCTAGGCGATGACACCGGTAGCCGACTCTTCTGGGAATTGGTGGACAACGGATTGGCCGAATCGGCGGTTAACTTCACCCAAGAATTCGAAGAGTGCGGGCTGTTTTGCACCTACATGGCATGCACGCCCGAGGCGAGACGATCCAATTGGGACAAAGTCGAAGAGGTACTTCGAAACGGCCGGACCAAACCCATTCAAGATCGTGAAGTGGAACTGGCGAAAAACAAGATCTGCTCCGGCATGATTTTGAGCTCCGAGCGTCCAGGAAATCGACTCTTCACCATAGGAAACGCCTGGTTGAATCGCGAGAAGTACGAGACCATCGCGCAATCGACGCAGAACTACCAGCGAGTCACCAAAGACGAACTTCAAGCTGCCTTTGAAAAACTGGCTGATCGAAAGAGCATCACCGTAAGCGTCGTCCCCGAGGAATAG